CAAGCCCGGCGCGCATTACTCCGTCCACAGCCTCAGATATCATCTCGTCAGTACTCCGACTAGGCTTGACAAGCACCGGATACACACCCCACGAAAGCGCCAACTGCCTATAAGTCGCCGTCGAAGTGGCAGCTGCAATTATAGGCGCCGTCGGCCTGTACTTTGAAACTGCCCTTGCAGTTG
This Armatimonadota bacterium DNA region includes the following protein-coding sequences:
- a CDS encoding pyruvate kinase alpha/beta domain-containing protein, with protein sequence TARAVSKYRPTAPIIAAATSTATYRQLALSWGVYPVLVKPSRSTDEMISEAVDGVMRAGLVKPNDTIVLTAGVPAGVPGRTNLIKVHTVGQPITT